The segment ttatTTATATTGACGCAATCTTTGAGGCTGTGGTGTTTTTAaattgagcgccgtctcagattattgcatgcatTTCTTTTTCCATaacgtttttattttattttttatttttttttttaaatctgacacagcggttgcattaaggagtggtatatctataattccatgtgtataactatattatcatctacatttatgatgagtatttctgttgaatgatgtggctatgcaaaatcacttgatatttttggaactagtgaatctaacgcgccaatgtaaactcagatttaaaaaaatataaatatgaactttatcaaacaaaacatgcatgtattgtgtaacatgacgtcctatgagtgtcatctgatgaagataattcaaggttagtgatgaatttttATCTTtatatctggtttttgtgaaggctgtattttgctggaaaatggttgtgcttattgtggtttggtggagacctaacataatagtttgtagtgcttttgctgaaaagcctatttgaaatcggacactttggtgatgataagacacatgtatgtttgaggaattgtaattatgagatttctgtggtttgaattttggCGCTCTCTATTTTCACTGGCagtcatatcgatcccggtatcaggattgcagccataacaggttaacaTACATGACAAGTAATGGGGTTTCCTCCTTACCCTTCCGAAAGGCTCGAAGATGCCTCGCAGCATGTCCTCTGTGATGTTGAAGTGCAGAGAGCCCACGTACAGCCGCATGGGGCCAGCATTACCCTTCTGAAGGTTGTTGGCCATTGctgctgctctgttcttctcagcctgcacacacacacaaaaatggtGAGTCTATGCCACCTGCCAAGTTAGTTGTGAAAGGTGACATCACATTTACTAATTCCATCTAAAAATGTTATGGTTAAATCAACTACCTGAGAGGCCTGGACAATGATGGGCACTCCAAGAAGTCTCTGTCCAGTCAAGCCAATGGCCAATGGGACCGAATTCGCCTCCAGAAACTCAATGTAGGCGATGCCCTTTGACCTCCTGGAGTTTCTATCGGAGATCATCCTCACGTCTCTCACCTACAGGGGATAAAATAGCAATAGTGTGTCAAGAGTGAGCACCTTCCTATTGACCATTAGCTAAATGCTTTGTCAAAATAAAGTCTTGATCTTGTCATATTTCAGGCTTCTACTTTAAAATGTGTAAACTGTGAATACTGACTTTCCCCACAGCAGAGAAGAAGTCCTCTAGATCTCGTGGTCGGATTCTGGCTGCCAGCTGCATACAGAACACAGTACGGGCATCCCTCTCCTCTGGGGTCAGGTTGTCAATTGGTTGCCTTGAAAAAGAAaacagaaaaacatgtttttgatgGACGGTGAGAAAAGAATTCCAGTTCACAAAACTGATCTGAAACCACGAGAGCTTCTAACTAGACAATCCAGCTGTGTATCTCACCTTACTGGACTCTTGTCTTTCTTGAAGGGACTACGACTTCTTGAGCGCCTACGACTGAAAAAGGTAACAATCACAAGAGTTAGTTCTAACCCAGACTTTACATTAATACTTTAATGACAAGACAGCCAACCACCAACACGTCATATCACAAAGAATTTAATTATAAAAACCTTAGTTTGTTGGCATGTGGTGGGCCAATCTTCCCTCCTGGACCACCGTTAAATTTCGGCCCCAAACTAGGGGTGTAAAACAAGGTTCAGCTCAGTATGTATGCCTACTACTGATGAAGATTAAATTTCAAACTGTGTTGGTTTTTAATAAGTGTTAAGTGTATAATATGTGTTAAGTGTATATTCAATTACCAATGACCTCAACGGAGTAGGTTAATATGCCTCAGAGTACAATTCATGCTTATGTGTTCGGCATTAAGTTTCAGGGACACACTGACTATCTGTGGAGGAAACGTCTCCAGCTGCATAGTAGGAATGATGAACACTTTCCCATTCATAAAGGCGATAGTCAAAATGGGCCCACAACAGCCTCCACCCCCACTTGGGCCTACTTTGTGTACTCTACTTCTCTTGAAACACAAAGGCTAATTAGCCCAGTCACATGACACTCAGCTGAAAGAGGAAGTAAGAAAGGAGTAGTAAACAGGGTTGACCTGAGGACAAAACCAGGGCTACAGCATTATTTATCCACCTCATGTCTGAACTTCCACATAGAAGTCAACCACCATAACccagatgtttgtttttttactataCCGCTGTCAAATACAAAATCCCGTTTCATTTCATCAACATTTGTACTGCCAGCTTTCAAGGGGGGAAAAACAAATTACCTACAATGAAATGATAAAGCAGACTATTCCCCACCAAAACGTGGGAAGTAGACAACACAGATAAGGGACGCAAAAATTGGTAGATCTCTATACATACAAGGGGCTGCGGCGTCCTCTGTAGCGCCCAGCACGCTCCCTGCTATGGGAGCCGCTGCGGCGGCGCTCCTTACTGCGGCTGCGTTTCTTCTCCCGActcttgctcctcttcctgtccCGGCTCTTCTTCCTGTCTTTGCTCTTGCTTCTGCGCTTGTCAGAGCTCGGGCTCCGACTACTCCTACTGTGGCTCCTCTTTTTCCTGGAACACAAGTTGAGATTGTCAGAGTGCAAGTCACAGAATCAAATAATACAGTTAAAAGATACTTGAAACAACATCTTCTGCCCATTACTCATGTAGTTTTGTAAAGGTTACATGATTAAAACCTTACTAAATCTGTAGATAGCTAACTGACCAGATAATGTGAAGACGGTTTAGCAAATAGCACAAGTTTAAAACTCAGTACTTACTTCTTACTACTGCGCTCCTCATGTCCATTAGCGCTAGAGGACTTGATCTCATCCTAAGCAGGGTCGATAGAAGAACATCATGAGGACGTAGAGGAAACATTGCAAGTCGTCAGGGGTAAGGGGAGGGAACAAGAAAATACAGAATATATTCATTTAGTAAAAATACTGTTAACATTACTGATATGTTTGGAGAGTATCTAAGGTGGTCCATCTACAGCCCCTGTAGagttccacccccaccccccacccactgttataactacatactgtacagtactcaATCCAACCAAAAGTCAAGGTGTATGGGGAAAGCATCTAACATTTTGGCATGCTACAGTAAGCCATGGTAACAGTTTGGTCATCTCAACCCCACCCCTCCTGCTTTGTCGTACCAATACCACTATCTGTTCCTAAGCCCACTGAGGCCATGCTTGGCCCACAGCCACTAAAAGAGATCCTGTGGTTGGTGCCAGTCCAGTGATCTTCACCCATTTTCCTTCTTGGAATGTAAGAGTTCGATGCCACCTCTGTCACACATCTCGCCCTGAAGCAAACAGGGATTCACACTGCTTAGTAATATGGACTCCCAAGAAAAACTGAAAAGAAAAAATCCACTAGTTCAGCCTCATGTTAAATGACCTATGTTTGTTCTTTTAGTGCCGGCTGAATGGAGGTGATCCATTTTGGCTTGTATTTCATGAGGGGAAAACTATTCTTATTGGTGAAATCAATAACTAAATGTATCATGGAAATGAAATCTTGAAATGAAAATCTTAAATAAATTGTAATAAGAAAATAAACTTTGAATATTACTGGTGTTAAAAGGCATGCAAAGTCAAGATGCTGATTTACGAATCGGAATCAATAGACTTGGGCATGGAGACAGTATTCATATTTCAAAGTTATCAATAGCTTACTCTGTTGACCTCGGCAAAATCATGACTACACATTTAAGCCATATCAATGATTTGTAAAACAACGTATACTATGAGTCAGTAGACTAATCTACGAAAAGACATGTAAGGGTAAAAGTACTAACACACGTAAGGTCTATTTCAGGTCCGACTTACTTGACAACGATGCATAACAAATGTCAATGCATATAAATAGAATATGTGCCAGAACTACTGGTATCACGGTCaatctaactaacaggtgtaaaCATGGTGGAACAATGCCGTTAGTTACCATGTCAACAGAAATTTTAAATACTGTCTCCTTTGCATGTGAGGTAAAATGCGCTGATTATCATCCATTTGCATTCACCTTGTTGCAACCGAACAGGTGATAGGATGTTCTAAGATGAGGCTCTTTTTGTCCTAGGGGGATCACAGTACATCAATACATTGCGCAATTACTACCTTACTTTTTTCACAGTTCACACTGGAATCAAAGGTGAATTCATGGGAGTAGAGGTGAGATATCATTAGGCAAGTCTACAAAGAAAGATAGATGGGCGTTTATTGAGAATTTTGGATTATGTCTGACTGCATCACACACCACATTCATACATTGAGAGGCACACACAATCATTTAACTATCAATAATAGCGAACTTATACATCTCTGAGCAGCAAGATGATACTAGATCAGCAAATAGTGAAtgcacaaaaaaaaatacaagcCTGGCAATTCTACCCACCTTTCTGTATGGAGCCTCTAGCATAGCCTCAATGTCAAAATCGTCTGCCATGGTCTCCTGCAAGAGAAAACAAAATACAATCAACTCATGTTTAGTCATAAGATAAAAACATGACATTCATATAGAATTCGTTAGGTCTATTGCGGCCACAGAATATAACGTTAGTTGGcaatctagctaacgttagttagaaAAACTGTTCGCTAGCTACCAGTAGCTAGTTGAATGTTCTCACAATAACTACATTTTAGCTGggcagctaactagctagctaaatagttCCCAGCTGACAGAGCATCAACTGTGGAACATTCCAATGCATTTGACCAACACTCCTACACGTTAGGCTGCAGCTTACAGCTAGCTAATGCTAGCTAGACTAGTTATAGCTAGCTACCTACAGTAGCTGATTAAGAACTATAGCTAAGACATTTAGCTAGCAAGATGTTTACTAGTAACGTAACTGgcgttagctaactaactagccaacGTTCGTTTACTACTGAGGAAGATGTGCAATGGTAATTTACCGCAGGGATTTGTCCCACCGTCCCGTCTGCTTCTTTTTCTGTGACCAGAAAATGAATAGTtacctagctagcaagctaaccaaCCAGCCAGTGAGCTAGCCTGCGAACTACCGTTGCCTCCTTCTAAAATAGGCCCAATTTGACCTCGGATTCGCTTGCTGCTGTTCCTGACAACAACAGATTCAAAATAATCGCTCCAGAAAATGCTCTCTCTAGACTACGTATTACCAACGAAATTATCAGTAACAGCCCGTAAAGTATTTAGCTTTATATTAGTTATCTTTCTTCCCCTTTCAAGCGTTTGAAGTTGTTTCACAAAACAACTTCCTTTGCCTCTCTAAAATGGCGCTCTGCACTCAAGCCTCGAGGAAGGCGGGGTTGTTTGTCCTAGCTATCTAGAAAGGCGACTACACCGCCTCTCTCTTCTCAATATGGTACTTTACCGCCACCTACCGGAAAATTAGACCAAATCACCCAAAATGTGAAAAACAAATGCCTCCTAGGACTGCATTACCTCCCCTGCACAGATATGATCATAGAACAGAGCCATGTAGCCAaccgtttatttatttatttatttagtttttTGTGTGGTGTATAAACATGTCTGGCTCTTTACGACTGTAATTTGGCTGTAGAATAACAACCTCTTTCAATTTTCAAACACTTTTGTTTGATGTCAGGAAATAAATTCACAAGATCAGGAGAATTTCCTAACCAGGAAAAATATTAGTCCCTAGCTGAGATTTTTGCACTCAAGGCCTCTGCATGCT is part of the Oncorhynchus masou masou isolate Uvic2021 chromosome 33, UVic_Omas_1.1, whole genome shotgun sequence genome and harbors:
- the LOC135527926 gene encoding RNA-binding protein 39-like isoform X1, producing MADDFDIEAMLEAPYRKDEIKSSSANGHEERSSKKKKRSHSRSSRSPSSDKRRSKSKDRKKSRDRKRSKSREKKRSRSKERRRSGSHSRERAGRYRGRRSPFLGPKFNGGPGGKIGPPHANKLSRRRSRSRSPFKKDKSPVRQPIDNLTPEERDARTVFCMQLAARIRPRDLEDFFSAVGKVRDVRMISDRNSRRSKGIAYIEFLEANSVPLAIGLTGQRLLGVPIIVQASQAEKNRAAAMANNLQKGNAGPMRLYVGSLHFNITEDMLRGIFEPFGRIESIQLMMDSETARSKGYGFISFADAECAKKALEQLNGFELAGRPMKVGNVTERTDSSTASSFLDNDELERTGIDLGTTGRLQLMARLAEGTGLQIPPAAQQALQMSGSMHSSSIHFGNMAAGTAVANPAMNLGPSMNQAMNLPTQPLATHCLQLSNMFSPQSENEPGWDIEIQDDVMEECNKHGGIVHIYVDKNSPQGNVYVKCPTIPTAMAAVNALHGRWFAGKMITAAYVPLPTYHNLFPDSVTATQLLMPSRR